The following are encoded in a window of bacterium genomic DNA:
- the tpiA gene encoding triose-phosphate isomerase — MAAGRQYFLVANWKLHPARMAEAKMLAGIAKKRANRCTRVLSVICPPAIFLAELAARYSSQRLSFGAQDCFFEERGAFTGEIAAQMIKDVRGQYVILGHSERRALGETDETVSKKVRAALGAGLTAVLCIGERERDDEGRYLAFLESQLGAALAGLSRQKLGKLMVAYEPIWAIGKGAESAMGPHDMHETSLFIRKVLRERYGERAAFAVPILYGGSVAPENAAAIVRDGEVQGLLVGHKSLDPKAFGEIMGELDSI, encoded by the coding sequence ATGGCGGCAGGCAGACAATACTTTCTCGTTGCAAACTGGAAGCTTCACCCGGCGCGGATGGCCGAGGCGAAGATGCTCGCGGGTATTGCAAAGAAGCGGGCGAATCGCTGCACTCGCGTGCTGAGCGTAATTTGTCCGCCCGCGATTTTTCTCGCGGAGCTTGCCGCACGCTACAGCTCGCAGAGGCTCTCCTTCGGCGCGCAGGATTGCTTTTTTGAAGAGCGCGGCGCATTCACCGGAGAAATCGCGGCGCAGATGATTAAAGACGTGCGGGGGCAGTATGTGATTCTCGGCCACTCGGAGCGCCGCGCACTCGGTGAGACTGACGAGACGGTTAGTAAGAAAGTACGCGCCGCGCTCGGCGCGGGGCTCACCGCAGTGCTCTGCATCGGCGAGCGCGAGCGGGACGATGAGGGTCGCTACCTCGCGTTTCTCGAAAGCCAGCTTGGGGCGGCGCTCGCAGGGCTCTCGCGGCAGAAGCTCGGCAAGCTCATGGTCGCCTACGAGCCGATCTGGGCTATTGGGAAGGGCGCGGAGAGCGCAATGGGTCCGCACGACATGCACGAAACTTCGCTTTTTATCCGGAAAGTTCTTCGCGAGCGCTATGGCGAGAGAGCGGCGTTTGCCGTGCCCATACTCTACGGCGGATCAGTCGCACCGGAGAACGCGGCAGCGATTGTGCGGGACGGCGAAGTCCAAGGCCTCCTCGTGGGCCATAAGTCGCTTGACCCGAAGGCATTCGGGGAGATTATGGGAGAGCTTGACAGCATTTGA
- the pgk gene encoding phosphoglycerate kinase: protein MEIGNLDRAHIPSIRDAANLRGKRIVLRLDLNVPLTPQGEVADDFRIRKVLPTLALLGERGALVRAVSHIDGAGGSLRAVADYMVRHLGVALTFVPEMAHPQAALVLERQSPREIVLFENIRREPGEERNDPAFAERLAGLGDVYVNDAFSVSHRPHASIVGVPKLLPSYTGLQFTDEIEHLSQAFDPPRPFIFIIGGIKFSTKLPLVRKFLDIADAVFVGGALANDIFRARGLSVGKSVVSEEALDLSGIVNHPKLLTPSDVRVRPADDPREEAAHLARPENVSADEIIMDAGPATLEALRESIGSAAFIVWNGPLGDYEHDFEEGTEALAALIAAALGRSVVGGGDTIAAISRLKLEAKFTFVSTGGGAMLDFLADSMLPGLEALMARV from the coding sequence TTGGAAATTGGAAATTTAGACCGTGCACATATTCCGAGCATTCGAGACGCTGCCAATCTTCGAGGCAAGCGGATAGTGCTGCGCCTGGACTTGAATGTCCCTCTGACTCCGCAAGGCGAGGTGGCGGACGATTTTCGTATTCGCAAGGTGTTGCCGACGCTCGCGCTGCTCGGTGAGCGGGGAGCACTGGTGCGCGCCGTGAGCCACATTGACGGTGCGGGGGGGTCGCTGCGCGCGGTTGCGGACTATATGGTTCGGCATCTTGGCGTCGCGCTCACATTTGTGCCGGAAATGGCGCACCCGCAAGCTGCACTCGTACTCGAGCGCCAGAGTCCGCGCGAGATTGTGCTTTTTGAAAACATCCGCCGCGAGCCCGGGGAAGAGCGTAATGACCCGGCGTTTGCCGAGCGTCTCGCTGGCCTCGGGGATGTATATGTCAACGACGCGTTCTCCGTGTCGCATCGCCCCCACGCCTCGATTGTCGGCGTGCCAAAACTCCTTCCATCCTATACGGGGCTCCAGTTTACTGATGAAATCGAACACCTCTCGCAGGCCTTTGACCCGCCGCGCCCGTTTATCTTTATCATCGGCGGCATTAAATTTTCGACGAAGTTGCCTCTCGTGCGTAAGTTCCTCGATATCGCCGATGCCGTGTTTGTCGGCGGCGCGCTTGCAAACGACATTTTCCGGGCGCGCGGGCTCTCGGTGGGGAAATCGGTTGTTTCAGAGGAAGCGCTTGATCTATCTGGCATCGTTAATCACCCAAAACTCCTCACGCCCTCGGACGTCCGGGTGCGTCCGGCGGATGATCCGCGCGAAGAGGCAGCGCACCTCGCGCGGCCGGAGAATGTCAGCGCCGACGAGATTATTATGGACGCGGGGCCAGCGACACTTGAGGCGCTTCGCGAGAGCATCGGCTCGGCAGCGTTCATTGTCTGGAATGGCCCCCTTGGCGATTACGAACATGATTTCGAGGAGGGGACCGAGGCGCTTGCGGCTTTGATCGCTGCGGCACTCGGGCGCTCGGTCGTTGGCGGCGGCGATACCATTGCCGCGATCAGTCGCCTCAAACTTGAAGCAAAGTTCACCTTTGTCTCCACCGGCGGTGGCGCGATGCTCGACTTTCTCGCCGATAGCATGCTGCCGGGTCTTGAGGCGTTGATGGCGCGTGTGTGA
- the smpB gene encoding SsrA-binding protein SmpB, giving the protein MPQLLTNKKRLTDLDVLETLAAGIELLGHEVKALRTGMGSLSAAHAIVRGGEAFLVNMSIPPYQSANTPAGYDPERPRKLLLRQQEIAHLAGYERQKGLTIIPISVYTSRRKIKISLAIGRGRKKHDKREVLKKRDAERDMRRTVKSSSR; this is encoded by the coding sequence ATGCCCCAGCTGCTCACCAACAAAAAGCGCTTGACCGACCTCGACGTCCTTGAGACGCTCGCGGCGGGCATCGAGCTCCTCGGCCACGAGGTAAAAGCCCTGCGCACCGGCATGGGGTCGCTCTCGGCAGCACACGCGATCGTGCGCGGCGGCGAGGCGTTCCTCGTCAACATGTCGATCCCGCCCTACCAGAGCGCGAACACTCCCGCAGGCTACGATCCAGAGCGGCCGCGAAAACTGCTCCTCAGACAACAAGAAATCGCCCACCTTGCCGGCTACGAACGACAGAAGGGCTTGACAATCATACCAATTTCTGTGTATACTTCCCGCAGGAAGATAAAAATCTCGCTCGCGATCGGCCGCGGCAGGAAAAAACACGATAAACGTGAGGTTCTCAAAAAGCGTGACGCCGAGCGCGACATGCGACGCACTGTAAAGAGCAGTTCGCGCTAA
- a CDS encoding potassium channel family protein, producing the protein MLFEEIQIFFTVVIYAAAIYRAYAPYIGLETSSSPAWDALYVSIVTISTLGFGDHVPRDCLRLVVMAEVLVGMFIVIIGIARLVGKITGYMGNHDQTTA; encoded by the coding sequence ATGCTCTTTGAAGAGATCCAGATCTTTTTCACGGTGGTGATATACGCCGCCGCGATCTATCGCGCATATGCGCCGTATATCGGGCTCGAAACAAGTTCCTCCCCGGCATGGGACGCGCTCTACGTGAGCATCGTAACCATAAGTACGCTCGGGTTTGGTGACCACGTGCCTCGTGACTGTCTTCGGTTGGTTGTCATGGCTGAAGTCCTCGTGGGTATGTTCATCGTGATTATCGGCATCGCTCGCTTGGTCGGTAAGATTACCGGATATATGGGCAACCATGACCAGACGACAGCATAA
- a CDS encoding nucleotide sugar dehydrogenase, which translates to MSTHKEAQKTERREWGADEPEKNREEQSTAWKTLAVVGVGYVGLPLAEQAYRRGYSVTGIDIDEEKVSALAHRLERKNGANPSLTFSTDFLAVADADIIAVCVPTPVYKNHAPNLSPLKAACRDVGRYLRAGQLVILESTVNPNVTESIVVPLLEKNSGLAVERDFFVAHAPERINPGDSLWHVGNIPRVVGGIGPESLERASAFYRSVIDAAILEMNSVREAEAVKVVENSFRDVNIAFANELALSFARLGINVENVIRGASTKPFSFLAHYPGCGVGGHCIPVDPYYLIRYAEENGFHHDFLSLARKINNRMPAYTADLLLRALKDLSIPFASASAAVLGVAYKPNIEDDRESPSYKIIERLERAGLSVRVFDPFVPKQSTAETIDEAVSGATAVVVATAHQQFVDLSPDFFTTHGVRAVVDGRNCLDKEKFLTAGIVYRGIGI; encoded by the coding sequence ATGAGTACACATAAAGAAGCGCAAAAAACCGAGCGGCGTGAATGGGGTGCTGATGAGCCGGAGAAGAACCGAGAGGAGCAGAGTACGGCTTGGAAGACCCTTGCGGTCGTGGGCGTTGGCTATGTCGGCCTGCCGCTTGCGGAGCAGGCGTACCGCAGAGGGTATTCTGTAACCGGCATAGACATAGACGAGGAAAAAGTGAGCGCACTTGCACACCGCCTCGAGAGGAAGAATGGCGCGAATCCGTCGCTTACATTCTCGACGGATTTTCTCGCCGTGGCCGACGCTGATATCATCGCGGTATGCGTGCCAACGCCAGTCTATAAGAATCATGCGCCGAACTTAAGCCCGCTCAAAGCGGCCTGTCGGGATGTCGGTCGGTACCTCCGGGCAGGGCAGCTCGTCATACTTGAGTCGACCGTAAACCCCAATGTTACAGAGAGTATTGTTGTTCCGCTCCTCGAGAAGAACTCCGGGCTTGCCGTCGAACGTGACTTTTTTGTTGCCCATGCGCCGGAGCGGATTAACCCGGGGGATTCCCTGTGGCATGTCGGGAACATTCCGCGGGTGGTGGGCGGCATTGGACCGGAGAGTCTCGAGAGGGCGTCCGCGTTTTATCGGTCGGTCATTGATGCCGCGATTCTCGAGATGAACTCCGTTCGAGAAGCGGAGGCGGTCAAAGTCGTCGAGAATTCGTTTCGCGACGTGAATATCGCATTTGCAAACGAGCTTGCGCTCTCCTTCGCGCGTCTTGGGATTAACGTGGAGAACGTGATACGTGGCGCCTCGACAAAGCCGTTTTCGTTTCTGGCGCATTACCCCGGCTGCGGCGTGGGCGGGCATTGCATTCCGGTTGATCCGTATTACCTGATCCGCTATGCCGAGGAGAATGGTTTCCACCATGACTTTCTTTCCCTGGCGCGGAAGATCAACAATCGCATGCCTGCCTATACCGCAGACCTCTTACTCCGCGCGCTAAAGGATCTCTCAATACCATTCGCCAGCGCCTCCGCCGCGGTGCTGGGTGTCGCATATAAGCCGAATATCGAGGACGATCGTGAGAGTCCGTCGTATAAGATTATTGAGCGTTTGGAGCGAGCCGGACTTTCCGTGCGTGTCTTTGATCCGTTTGTTCCAAAACAATCCACTGCCGAGACTATCGACGAGGCGGTTTCAGGAGCAACGGCGGTCGTTGTTGCGACAGCGCACCAGCAGTTCGTGGACCTATCTCCCGATTTTTTTACGACGCACGGCGTCAGGGCAGTCGTGGATGGGCGCAATTGTTTAGATAAGGAGAAATTTCTTACGGCAGGAATCGTCTATCGCGGCATCGGTATATAA
- a CDS encoding HAMP domain-containing sensor histidine kinase produces the protein MVVVLMVVFTITMVIVFTAMLYRFNARITETITTGLSSLIKTGTPPKISIDESLRKIYGHNYLIFYAVMLSLTAVFGYFLTRLILIPTRKTIEAQKRFISDIAHELRTPLAIVKANTEVLLLEGEKFDAETTKQLQSNIEELDRISEIINNLLTFNRLLRPGRIEFVDIDLGVIVDRTINKLTQMIRSQNIDIVIKRSDFCSIWANAVAMEQVVMNLLKNAVTHTPEGGVITLTIRPDYKGHIELVVADTGRGIAKKDLFHIFEPFYRGDPSRGRKQGGSGLGLAIVSELIRLHNGRISIKSSQGKGTIVYVLLPCGNYDPRAHDTAPAAHYQDEISIDFLRK, from the coding sequence ATGGTGGTCGTGTTGATGGTAGTGTTTACCATCACCATGGTGATCGTCTTCACGGCGATGTTATATAGGTTCAACGCGCGGATAACGGAAACCATAACCACCGGCCTCTCGTCGCTTATAAAAACCGGCACACCGCCGAAAATATCCATCGACGAATCCCTTCGTAAGATATACGGCCATAACTACCTCATTTTTTATGCGGTGATGCTCTCGCTTACCGCCGTGTTCGGATACTTCCTGACGCGTCTCATACTGATACCGACTCGTAAAACGATTGAGGCACAAAAACGATTTATTTCCGATATCGCCCACGAATTACGCACGCCGCTTGCCATAGTGAAGGCAAATACCGAAGTCCTCCTGCTTGAGGGAGAAAAATTCGATGCAGAAACGACAAAACAGCTGCAAAGCAATATAGAAGAGCTCGACCGCATCTCTGAAATCATTAACAACCTGCTCACGTTCAACCGGCTCCTTCGGCCCGGACGTATCGAGTTCGTGGACATCGACCTGGGGGTGATAGTGGATCGTACGATTAACAAATTGACCCAGATGATTCGCAGCCAAAACATCGACATCGTTATCAAACGAAGCGATTTTTGCAGTATATGGGCGAACGCGGTGGCGATGGAACAGGTGGTGATGAATCTTCTGAAAAACGCCGTCACGCATACGCCAGAGGGCGGCGTTATTACCCTCACGATTCGGCCCGATTATAAGGGTCATATTGAACTGGTCGTCGCGGACACCGGCAGGGGCATCGCAAAAAAGGACCTGTTTCATATTTTCGAACCTTTTTATCGAGGCGATCCATCGCGCGGCAGAAAACAAGGCGGGAGCGGACTCGGGCTTGCGATAGTGAGCGAGTTGATTCGTCTCCATAATGGCCGCATCAGCATAAAAAGCAGTCAGGGAAAAGGCACGATCGTGTATGTGCTGCTCCCGTGTGGCAATTATGATCCGCGCGCACACGATACAGCCCCTGCTGCGCACTATCAAGACGAGATATCGATCGACTTTTTACGTAAATAG
- a CDS encoding response regulator transcription factor: MRILLIEDEEKLAQSLEKGLTKMGYAVDILDDGHKALRRILLYRNEYDLAIVDLMLPSLDGIAICREAREAGVLMPFLVLTARHEIDKKVEALNAGADDYVLKPFSFAELCARIQALMRRPQKTLPTKLSAHGIELDPAARVAKKEDVLLALTLREFALLEYLMRNPGRALNREEIITNVWDFYFDGFSNVVDVYVKKLRKKLANKGDTAEIIETVRGTGYRFKE, from the coding sequence ATGCGAATACTACTCATTGAAGACGAAGAGAAGCTCGCCCAGAGCCTCGAAAAAGGACTTACGAAGATGGGCTATGCGGTAGATATATTAGATGACGGACATAAAGCCCTCCGTCGTATCTTGCTCTACCGCAATGAGTATGACCTGGCGATAGTTGACTTGATGCTCCCCTCGCTTGACGGTATAGCCATATGTCGCGAGGCGAGAGAGGCGGGAGTGTTGATGCCGTTTTTGGTGCTCACCGCCCGCCACGAGATTGACAAGAAGGTTGAAGCTCTGAACGCAGGTGCAGATGACTATGTCCTGAAACCGTTTTCATTCGCCGAGCTCTGTGCGCGTATTCAGGCGCTTATGCGGCGGCCGCAGAAAACGCTGCCGACTAAATTAAGCGCACACGGTATCGAGCTCGACCCCGCGGCACGGGTTGCAAAAAAAGAGGACGTGCTGCTCGCTCTGACGCTTCGGGAGTTTGCGCTGCTTGAATACCTGATGCGCAATCCCGGCCGAGCGCTGAATCGGGAAGAGATCATAACGAACGTCTGGGATTTTTATTTCGATGGCTTTAGCAATGTAGTCGACGTGTATGTTAAAAAACTCCGCAAGAAGCTTGCGAACAAAGGAGACACTGCGGAAATTATTGAAACGGTCAGGGGAACTGGCTACCGTTTTAAGGAATAA
- a CDS encoding polysaccharide deacetylase family protein encodes MHADISLRKICVLAAIIIMLMGCVAGTLAVKEARFGSMPFTYALKRIGERYVFLANYSSRWALGGGTSLAAAIAGISAVRYRHESPPTEALPVLIYHALTREPNGHKVTRALFAEQMFILKRAGWHTVTLRDAAAFLDGTKRLPARSFLLTFDDGPKESFYPVDPVLQILGFRAVNFILPKYSTREGSSYYLSEGEIASMLASGRWEIGSHGQDGHDASVAIDREGNTGSYLAHPLWLAEEDRTETLEEYRARIGEDLRVSRERLEAVYGLPVHTFAFPFGDFGQLDSGLEPSVVLRDRAHAVYDTVFYQTFRGEGLSQNYPDPHHESFMVKRIEVSSLWDGKDLLAVLESGYGKDLPYRDIFETNTLDWFSMWGEHALENGVLKMVNSPGETGSAALLDGTGHWGDYEFRALVASEPRTGVLLWARFKDKDNNAACNFGNGFAHVEETLEGERRVIKGERRPSFLIPEGTFSVGIRVEGRVVSCSMNDEVLVASEFLEPELSQGGIGIKIWDPEVDKSELVVDSVSVTPIRATTPRATPIDE; translated from the coding sequence ATGCACGCCGACATCTCTTTAAGAAAAATATGTGTGCTCGCCGCCATCATAATCATGCTGATGGGGTGTGTCGCGGGTACCCTCGCGGTTAAAGAAGCCCGGTTTGGCAGTATGCCGTTTACCTACGCGCTCAAGCGCATCGGTGAGCGGTATGTTTTCCTGGCGAACTACTCGAGCCGGTGGGCGCTCGGCGGGGGTACGTCGCTCGCGGCTGCCATTGCCGGTATCAGCGCGGTGCGCTACAGACATGAATCCCCGCCCACCGAGGCTCTTCCGGTCCTGATATACCACGCCCTGACACGTGAGCCAAACGGGCACAAGGTGACGCGAGCGCTGTTTGCGGAGCAGATGTTTATACTGAAGCGTGCCGGGTGGCACACGGTGACGCTTAGAGACGCAGCGGCCTTCCTTGACGGCACCAAGCGACTTCCGGCGCGCTCATTTCTCCTCACCTTCGACGACGGTCCAAAAGAGAGCTTTTACCCCGTCGATCCTGTGCTCCAGATTCTCGGGTTTAGAGCGGTCAACTTCATACTTCCCAAGTATTCAACCAGAGAAGGCAGCAGTTATTATCTCTCAGAAGGCGAAATTGCCTCGATGCTCGCGAGCGGCAGGTGGGAGATCGGCTCTCATGGCCAGGACGGACACGACGCCTCAGTCGCTATAGACAGAGAGGGGAATACCGGCTCGTACCTCGCGCACCCGCTCTGGCTCGCCGAGGAGGACCGCACGGAGACTCTCGAGGAGTACCGCGCGCGCATCGGCGAGGATCTCAGAGTCTCGCGGGAGAGACTTGAGGCAGTTTATGGCCTGCCGGTGCACACGTTTGCATTCCCCTTTGGAGATTTCGGGCAGTTGGATTCAGGCCTTGAACCGTCAGTCGTTTTACGCGACAGAGCGCACGCTGTCTATGATACCGTGTTCTACCAGACTTTTAGGGGCGAAGGGCTCTCGCAGAATTATCCTGATCCGCACCATGAGTCGTTTATGGTAAAGCGCATCGAGGTATCTTCTCTCTGGGACGGAAAAGACCTGCTCGCGGTACTCGAGAGCGGGTACGGAAAAGACTTGCCGTATCGCGATATATTCGAAACGAATACTCTTGACTGGTTCTCGATGTGGGGTGAGCACGCCCTCGAAAACGGAGTATTGAAAATGGTGAATTCCCCCGGGGAAACCGGCAGCGCCGCTTTGCTTGATGGAACCGGTCATTGGGGTGATTATGAATTCAGGGCACTCGTCGCATCAGAGCCCCGCACCGGAGTGCTCCTCTGGGCGCGTTTTAAGGACAAAGACAACAATGCCGCTTGCAATTTCGGCAATGGGTTTGCGCACGTCGAAGAGACGCTTGAGGGGGAGCGGCGTGTCATAAAGGGCGAGCGGCGTCCTTCGTTTTTGATCCCGGAGGGCACCTTTAGCGTCGGTATTCGTGTGGAAGGCAGAGTCGTCTCCTGTAGCATGAACGACGAGGTGCTCGTGGCAAGCGAATTTCTCGAGCCCGAGCTGTCTCAAGGTGGCATCGGTATAAAGATCTGGGACCCTGAGGTAGACAAAAGCGAGCTTGTGGTTGATTCCGTCTCGGTAACCCCAATTAGAGCGACAACCCCTCGTGCGACGCCGATCGACGAATAG
- a CDS encoding glycosyltransferase has protein sequence MPRNALPQQRHVFRYPGSVRGVFGDLGAWFLFFFTIYVILLLKALTASSITDNILFGTYSILITVYILSRFLLAYFQRSLPYDKNYEPSVTFVVPAKNEEDNIAQTIWRFAEVNYPHEKIEVIAINDGSTDGTLEKMLEVERLIEPFIKRVEVIDWKKNRGKRHGMAEGVKRALNEIVIFIDSDSFIEPDCVKHLVKYFSNRAVGAVSGHTDVYNRETNLLTQMQSVRYYISFAVYKAAESVFGMVTCCPGCCSAYRRAYIMPVIEEWLHQKFLGTECTFGDDRSLTNFVIRRWKAVYSPEAKAHTVVPDTFKKYLRQQQRWKKSWVRETFIASSFVWRKNPIAALSFYCYVFLAFVSPIVFFRAVLWLPLSTRALPIAYLFGLFCMLLLHGAYYRLKAGPRAWIMAVLYFWINTVVLIWQLPWAIFTLNDSRWGTR, from the coding sequence ATGCCTCGAAACGCCCTCCCACAGCAGCGGCATGTATTTCGCTATCCTGGCTCTGTCCGGGGGGTTTTTGGCGACCTCGGCGCTTGGTTTCTTTTCTTTTTTACCATATATGTCATCTTGCTGCTCAAGGCCCTGACCGCGTCTTCGATTACCGACAATATACTTTTTGGGACCTATAGCATCCTTATCACCGTCTATATTCTCTCTCGGTTTTTGCTTGCATACTTTCAGCGTTCTCTGCCGTACGACAAGAATTATGAACCGTCCGTTACTTTTGTCGTACCTGCAAAGAACGAAGAAGACAATATTGCGCAGACGATATGGCGGTTTGCGGAGGTGAATTATCCGCACGAGAAGATCGAAGTGATCGCGATCAATGACGGCTCGACGGACGGGACGCTCGAAAAAATGCTCGAAGTCGAGCGCCTGATCGAGCCGTTCATCAAGCGCGTTGAGGTTATTGATTGGAAAAAAAATCGTGGCAAACGGCACGGGATGGCCGAAGGCGTCAAACGCGCGTTGAATGAGATCGTCATCTTTATCGACTCCGACAGCTTCATTGAACCGGACTGCGTCAAACACCTCGTGAAATATTTTTCGAATCGCGCTGTGGGAGCCGTGTCGGGGCACACGGATGTCTATAATCGGGAGACGAATCTCCTGACGCAAATGCAGTCCGTCCGTTATTATATTTCTTTCGCGGTATACAAGGCCGCGGAATCAGTCTTCGGGATGGTTACCTGTTGCCCCGGCTGCTGCAGCGCATACCGGAGGGCCTATATCATGCCGGTGATTGAGGAATGGCTGCACCAAAAATTTTTAGGCACCGAGTGCACGTTTGGCGATGACCGCAGTCTGACCAACTTCGTGATTCGGCGTTGGAAAGCCGTTTATTCTCCGGAGGCAAAGGCGCACACCGTTGTTCCCGATACGTTTAAGAAGTACCTGCGGCAGCAGCAGCGCTGGAAAAAATCATGGGTGCGGGAAACGTTCATCGCCAGCTCGTTCGTGTGGAGAAAAAATCCGATTGCCGCGCTCTCGTTCTACTGTTACGTCTTTCTTGCTTTTGTCTCGCCGATTGTCTTCTTTCGAGCGGTTCTCTGGCTGCCGCTCTCGACGAGGGCACTGCCGATCGCCTACCTGTTCGGTCTTTTTTGCATGTTGCTTCTCCACGGCGCGTATTATCGGCTGAAAGCAGGGCCGCGGGCATGGATTATGGCGGTTTTATATTTTTGGATCAATACGGTCGTGCTGATATGGCAGCTGCCGTGGGCCATCTTCACCCTGAATGACTCCCGGTGGGGAACGCGGTAA
- a CDS encoding sigma-70 family RNA polymerase sigma factor, whose product MNQDIEEQFLKAHDAYADALFRHCYFRVYDRELAKDLTQETFCRTWTYLAEGKEIGNIRAFLYRVLHHVIVDEIRRKKSISLDRLIEKGFSPQDESFLEGEDQRRVVTELLQKLSRLDEPYRDAVRMRFVDELSPKEIASILGVSENVVSVRIHRGTKKLRHLLHAEQA is encoded by the coding sequence ATGAATCAGGATATCGAGGAACAATTTTTGAAAGCACACGACGCATACGCCGATGCGCTCTTTCGCCATTGCTATTTCCGCGTCTACGACCGGGAGCTCGCGAAGGATTTGACCCAGGAGACATTCTGCAGAACGTGGACGTATCTTGCCGAAGGCAAAGAGATCGGCAACATCCGCGCCTTTCTCTACCGCGTCCTCCACCACGTCATTGTCGATGAAATAAGACGGAAAAAGTCGATCTCGCTCGATCGGCTTATAGAAAAGGGATTCTCGCCGCAGGACGAATCCTTTTTAGAGGGCGAGGATCAGCGCCGTGTCGTCACCGAGCTTCTGCAGAAATTAAGCCGCCTTGATGAACCGTATCGAGATGCGGTCCGCATGCGATTTGTTGACGAGCTGTCTCCCAAAGAAATAGCCTCGATTCTCGGCGTATCGGAAAACGTCGTATCGGTACGTATACACCGGGGGACGAAAAAACTGCGGCACTTACTACACGCAGAACAAGCATGA
- a CDS encoding DUF5667 domain-containing protein codes for MDNDLQNIFNTAQHVRLSSVEKAEMRAGLVLFTEKHPVRNIAVARQLMRERSKPDILAFAEMSALQSLLSRLQPMFIALLIALLVGGGTSFAAGSALPGDVLYPVKIGVNEEVGSFLAFSDEAQARFDARRAENRLEEAEKLAAKGRLDAEASAQIESRFESHTKAFEEGVAAVAAKKNSPSSFEMHSNFEASLGAHEQVLARLALERSEARLVLEPLLISVRTRLEATERARVSAETDVRAQANGEFKTAAEGKMRAAENKIREVRSFLERKKASISAGAYAAAEARLGVAADVIARGKAEMEAETYGSAFASLQEAIRIAQEVQVLTAVEDRIDIEIEVPGIDLKIKTGDALEDEARVEGAGEAEEGATQGTSSRAFIELESETKLESETDSKKIEGEGKIKIDVGL; via the coding sequence ATGGACAACGATCTACAAAACATTTTTAATACAGCACAGCACGTACGCCTCTCATCTGTGGAAAAAGCAGAGATGCGGGCGGGCTTGGTGTTGTTCACGGAAAAACACCCGGTAAGAAACATCGCGGTCGCCCGACAACTCATGAGAGAAAGGTCGAAACCCGATATTCTCGCGTTTGCGGAAATGTCGGCATTACAATCATTGCTAAGCAGATTACAACCTATGTTTATAGCTTTACTTATTGCACTCCTCGTAGGAGGAGGCACGTCGTTTGCGGCGGGGAGCGCCCTTCCCGGCGATGTCTTGTACCCGGTCAAGATCGGCGTCAATGAAGAGGTCGGCAGTTTCCTCGCGTTTTCCGACGAAGCGCAAGCCCGCTTCGATGCGAGAAGGGCGGAGAATAGGCTCGAGGAGGCGGAAAAGCTCGCCGCCAAAGGACGATTAGATGCCGAGGCAAGTGCTCAAATAGAATCTCGCTTCGAGAGTCACACCAAAGCATTCGAAGAGGGTGTCGCGGCGGTAGCGGCAAAGAAAAATAGTCCATCATCGTTTGAAATGCATTCAAACTTTGAAGCGTCGCTCGGTGCTCACGAACAAGTTCTGGCTCGGCTCGCCCTCGAGCGCTCAGAGGCTCGTCTCGTGCTGGAACCTCTCTTGATTAGCGTACGTACGCGGCTCGAAGCAACAGAGAGAGCGAGGGTCAGCGCCGAGACGGATGTCAGAGCACAAGCGAACGGCGAGTTCAAAACCGCGGCAGAAGGTAAGATGCGCGCTGCAGAAAACAAAATCCGCGAAGTTCGCAGCTTTCTCGAGAGAAAGAAAGCGTCCATCAGCGCAGGCGCATACGCAGCGGCCGAAGCACGGCTCGGTGTTGCAGCAGACGTCATTGCCCGAGGAAAAGCAGAAATGGAGGCCGAAACATACGGCAGTGCATTTGCGAGCTTGCAGGAGGCAATCCGTATTGCCCAGGAGGTACAGGTGCTCACGGCAGTGGAAGATCGCATCGACATTGAAATCGAGGTGCCGGGGATCGATCTAAAAATAAAAACCGGCGACGCCTTAGAGGATGAGGCACGAGTGGAAGGAGCGGGAGAAGCCGAAGAGGGTGCCACACAAGGAACATCGTCAAGGGCTTTCATTGAGCTGGAATCGGAAACAAAACTGGAATCGGAAACTGATTCTAAAAAAATTGAAGGAGAAGGTAAGATAAAAATCGATGTTGGGTTGTAA